A genomic segment from Daphnia pulex isolate KAP4 chromosome 5, ASM2113471v1 encodes:
- the LOC124193802 gene encoding uncharacterized protein LOC124193802 isoform X2, which yields METCLKILYWDQMMQRQVGPKSPAALAFNSQRNSHAEEKLDVIEREAKEDNRKHAAKVAEEVATMISRVPEYVFDAYEDGCQELKPIKKSKNPNGVNELR from the exons GAAACCTGTTTGAAGATATTATACTGGGATCAAATGATGCAGAGACAAGTAGGCCCTAAATCTCCAGCTGCATTGGCTTTCAACAGTCAAC GTAACAGCCATGCTGAAGAAAAACTGGATGTTATTGAACGTGAAGCAAAAGAAGACAACAGAAAGCATGCAGCAAAAGTTGCTGAAGAAGTTGCTACTATGATTTCACGAGTACCAGAGTATGTTTTTGATGCATATGAAGACGGATGTCAAG AATTGAAgccgataaaaaaaagcaagaaTCCGAATGGAGTAAACGAGTTACGATAG
- the LOC124193802 gene encoding uncharacterized protein LOC124193802 isoform X1: METCLKILYWDQMMQRQVGPKSPAALAFNSQRNSHAEEKLDVIEREAKEDNRKHAAKVAEEVATMISRVPEYVFDAYEDGCQGDGGSLVEFTTIEKEAIE, from the exons GAAACCTGTTTGAAGATATTATACTGGGATCAAATGATGCAGAGACAAGTAGGCCCTAAATCTCCAGCTGCATTGGCTTTCAACAGTCAAC GTAACAGCCATGCTGAAGAAAAACTGGATGTTATTGAACGTGAAGCAAAAGAAGACAACAGAAAGCATGCAGCAAAAGTTGCTGAAGAAGTTGCTACTATGATTTCACGAGTACCAGAGTATGTTTTTGATGCATATGAAGACGGATGTCAAGGTGATGGTGGTTCCCTCGTAGAATTCACGACCATTGAGAAAGAAGCGATAGAATAA